In Marinobacter sp. es.048, the following proteins share a genomic window:
- a CDS encoding alpha/beta fold hydrolase: MNDMAMPMETLEGRAGGNPAVETAQSFRESEWKLRHITLAGLSWPTAPDKQENTPIIMLHGWLDNSLTFVKLSPELTNLGPVYALDFAGHGQSGHRPEGQSYLLMDYVADLAELVERYFQETPDGRVNLVGHSLGGIVGALYAAAFPERVRNLVMIDSLGALSRPAGETIPQLRKAIKKRIAGSGRQVVYPDVATAAKAREGGLSPLSPETALTLIPRNMKPEGDGYVWQTDSRLRHPSPLMMTEEQVLASLEAIDTRVLFIRADQGLLSYRKDLDQRVEAIANLQIVNVPGGHHCHLDGETGPVVTAIRQFLENE; this comes from the coding sequence ATGAACGATATGGCAATGCCCATGGAAACTCTCGAAGGCCGGGCAGGGGGCAATCCAGCCGTGGAAACCGCTCAGTCGTTTCGGGAATCCGAATGGAAACTCAGGCACATAACCCTGGCAGGTCTCAGTTGGCCAACCGCTCCTGACAAGCAGGAAAACACGCCGATCATTATGCTGCACGGCTGGCTCGATAACAGCCTTACCTTCGTGAAGCTGTCACCGGAGTTGACCAATCTAGGTCCTGTTTATGCGCTTGATTTTGCTGGCCATGGCCAGTCGGGGCACAGGCCTGAGGGGCAGAGTTATCTATTGATGGACTACGTGGCGGATCTGGCGGAGCTCGTTGAACGCTATTTCCAGGAGACCCCGGACGGCAGGGTAAACCTGGTCGGTCACTCACTTGGTGGGATTGTGGGCGCCCTCTATGCGGCTGCATTTCCGGAAAGGGTGAGAAATCTGGTGATGATTGATAGCCTGGGCGCTCTCAGCCGTCCGGCTGGCGAAACCATTCCCCAGCTCCGAAAAGCCATCAAAAAGCGTATTGCCGGCTCTGGCAGGCAGGTGGTCTATCCGGATGTTGCTACTGCAGCGAAAGCCCGTGAAGGCGGACTGAGCCCGCTTAGCCCAGAAACAGCGTTGACGCTGATCCCCCGGAATATGAAACCTGAGGGCGACGGCTACGTCTGGCAGACCGATTCCCGCTTGCGGCACCCGTCACCATTGATGATGACGGAAGAGCAGGTTCTGGCCTCTCTGGAGGCCATCGACACCCGGGTGCTTTTTATCAGAGCCGATCAGGGACTTCTGTCGTACAGAAAGGATCTGGACCAACGTGTTGAAGCTATTGCCAACCTCCAGATAGTGAATGTGCCGGGAGGTCACCATTGCCATCTGGATGGGGAGACCGGCCCGGTTGTAACAGCCATCAGACAATTCCTGGAAAATGAGTAA
- a CDS encoding PilZ domain-containing protein, producing the protein MGPGFGARSGILTLTIKDKAVLYAAYMPYIRQGGLFIPTQKQYQLGDEVFLLLNLMDEPEKIPVAGKVIWITPKGAQGNRAAGIGVQFNGDDETARTKIESYLAGSLSSDRPTHTM; encoded by the coding sequence ATGGGGCCCGGATTTGGTGCGCGCAGTGGCATTCTTACCCTGACAATAAAAGACAAGGCAGTACTCTACGCAGCATACATGCCTTACATCCGCCAGGGTGGTCTGTTCATCCCGACCCAGAAACAGTATCAGTTGGGCGACGAGGTTTTCCTGCTTCTGAATCTGATGGATGAGCCGGAAAAAATTCCCGTTGCCGGCAAAGTAATCTGGATAACGCCGAAAGGTGCCCAGGGCAATCGCGCGGCTGGGATCGGTGTCCAGTTTAATGGTGACGACGAAACCGCCCGCACCAAAATCGAATCCTATCTGGCAGGCTCGCTGAGTTCCGATCGCCCAACCCACACGATGTAA
- a CDS encoding DNA polymerase III subunit delta' yields the protein MTDIAQDMPWLRRAWQTVQSRVAEDRLPHALILVGERGVGKRAWAEAVGGLLLCDQPLNRDSGQPIACGHCKQCELLAAASHPDIRIYAPEKSRMVKVDQVRALSSFAVASPQVAHHKVAIIDRADQLNINAANALLKTLEEPLSDVTLILLQESGRPVLPTIRSRCQTLTVPVPANGEANQWLARRVRDLPEDAQPSAAVLAKGLMLAGNAPRLALDYATGDFISLRDTALERFKEFMKSRIPVGEAAKAFKSMGLENTLWLFETWAADLARLVAGGNARDTEAADMLGFLARTTPAWRAHELLDMVKDSRAAGVYNASPELEASRLLIAWQKLMPVKRPAV from the coding sequence GTGACTGATATTGCCCAAGACATGCCCTGGCTGCGCCGCGCCTGGCAAACGGTCCAGAGCCGGGTAGCAGAAGACCGCCTACCACACGCGCTCATCCTTGTGGGTGAGCGGGGTGTGGGTAAGCGGGCCTGGGCAGAAGCTGTCGGTGGATTGTTATTGTGTGATCAGCCTCTGAACAGGGATTCGGGTCAGCCGATTGCTTGTGGCCACTGTAAGCAATGTGAGCTGCTGGCCGCTGCCAGCCATCCCGATATCCGGATCTATGCGCCGGAGAAATCCCGTATGGTGAAGGTGGATCAGGTGAGGGCGCTGTCGTCTTTTGCGGTGGCTTCTCCGCAGGTGGCGCATCACAAGGTGGCTATCATCGATCGTGCGGACCAATTAAATATCAATGCGGCCAATGCGTTGCTCAAGACCCTGGAAGAGCCGCTGTCCGACGTGACCCTTATTCTGTTACAGGAAAGTGGGCGCCCGGTCCTGCCTACCATTCGGTCTCGATGCCAGACATTGACTGTTCCGGTGCCTGCTAACGGAGAAGCAAACCAGTGGCTCGCAAGGCGTGTTCGGGATCTTCCCGAAGACGCGCAGCCGTCTGCAGCTGTTCTGGCCAAAGGCCTGATGCTGGCTGGGAACGCGCCGAGACTGGCCCTCGACTATGCAACCGGCGACTTTATCAGTCTGCGTGATACCGCTCTGGAACGCTTCAAGGAATTCATGAAATCCAGAATTCCGGTAGGTGAAGCAGCCAAGGCGTTCAAGTCGATGGGCCTGGAAAATACCCTGTGGTTGTTTGAAACCTGGGCCGCAGATCTGGCCCGCCTGGTAGCCGGCGGCAATGCTCGGGACACCGAAGCGGCGGATATGCTCGGTTTCCTGGCCAGAACCACCCCGGCCTGGCGGGCCCATGAACTGCTCGACATGGTAAAGGATTCAAGGGCAGCGGGCGTTTATAACGCCAGTCCGGAGCTGGAAGCGAGTCGGCTTCTTATCGCCTGGCAAAAGCTGATGCCAGTCAAACGGCCGGCGGTATAG